One window from the genome of Salisaeta longa DSM 21114 encodes:
- a CDS encoding 3-hydroxyacyl-CoA dehydrogenase/enoyl-CoA hydratase family protein, whose protein sequence is METTAPDTRALALSSPATHPPFRTAAVLGAGTMGAQIAAHLANAGLDVHLLDIAGDDDPNAVVKKGLKQAQNAKPAAFFTDDVADRIYTGNFDDDFARIADADWIIEAVVERMDIKRDVHARIEAHAAADAVISTNTSGLPIHEIAEGRSEDFKQRFLGTHFFNPPRYLKLLELVPTPATDRAVVERVAQFGRLHLGKGIVVANDVPYFIGNRIGVYAQLQAIRYFTEGAYTIEEIDTLTGKLVGHPKSATFRTADVVGLDVLADVTTNLHEKAVDDEKRDAFQVPELLQRLVDEGRLGAKTGAGFYKKENGEIKSIDPKSFTYTGADEQELNLDAIWSAGGVEARLQALYEDDGRAGQFFRETTLDLIGYSARRLGEITDNPADVDRAIRWGFGWELGPFEMWDVLGFETVRDGLAAHDIETPDWVDTMASSGQTAFYKTTESKRHVYVPSDGGYVPDPTPADELTLDPIKAEPSNELWHNDEAALLDIGDGVALFEFRSKANSLGRAVMEGLQEAIAKVEHDPNLRGLVVGNEGKNFSVGANLGEMATAAQQGQFDQIGQYIAGFQETIQRVRYASKPVVVATHQKALGGGCEMAMACPHPVAAAETYIGLVELGVGLIPAGTGTMRMAAWAHQRTPSDHASDIQATLRSYFETIAMAEVAESAPQAIQKGFLPEHTRVVMNADRRLHVAKQEVLRLSEEGYLPPPVQNKVKVLGEKTLAAFKVALRQYREGNYISAYDEFLATKLGYVLTGGDLSAPQEVHEDYLIELEREVFLSLLGEEKTQARVEHILKHNKPLRN, encoded by the coding sequence ATGGAAACCACCGCTCCCGACACGCGGGCGCTGGCGCTGTCCAGCCCCGCCACGCATCCACCGTTTCGCACCGCGGCCGTGCTGGGCGCCGGCACGATGGGCGCGCAGATTGCTGCGCACCTCGCCAACGCCGGCCTTGACGTGCACCTGCTGGACATCGCGGGCGACGACGATCCCAACGCGGTCGTCAAGAAAGGGCTGAAGCAAGCCCAAAACGCCAAACCAGCGGCGTTCTTTACCGATGACGTCGCCGACCGCATCTACACCGGCAACTTCGACGACGACTTCGCGCGTATTGCCGACGCCGACTGGATCATAGAGGCCGTGGTGGAGCGCATGGACATCAAGCGCGATGTGCATGCCCGCATCGAGGCGCACGCCGCTGCCGACGCTGTCATTTCCACGAACACCAGCGGACTGCCCATCCACGAAATTGCCGAGGGCCGTTCCGAGGATTTCAAGCAGCGCTTTTTGGGCACCCACTTCTTCAATCCGCCGCGCTACCTGAAGCTGCTGGAGCTCGTCCCGACGCCCGCGACCGATCGGGCCGTGGTGGAGCGCGTGGCGCAGTTTGGCCGCTTGCACCTGGGCAAGGGCATCGTGGTCGCCAACGATGTGCCCTACTTCATTGGCAACCGGATTGGCGTGTATGCTCAGCTGCAAGCCATCCGCTACTTCACCGAGGGCGCGTACACGATCGAGGAGATCGACACGCTGACGGGCAAGCTGGTGGGGCACCCCAAGTCGGCCACGTTTCGGACGGCCGATGTGGTGGGCCTCGACGTGCTGGCCGACGTCACGACAAACCTCCACGAGAAGGCGGTGGATGACGAGAAGCGCGATGCGTTTCAGGTGCCGGAGCTGCTGCAGCGCCTGGTAGACGAGGGCCGCCTGGGGGCCAAGACGGGCGCCGGGTTCTACAAGAAGGAAAACGGTGAAATCAAGTCGATTGACCCCAAGAGCTTCACGTACACCGGGGCCGACGAGCAAGAGTTGAATCTGGATGCAATTTGGAGCGCGGGCGGCGTAGAGGCGCGCCTGCAAGCGCTGTACGAAGACGACGGCCGTGCGGGGCAGTTCTTCCGCGAGACCACGCTCGACCTGATCGGCTACAGCGCCCGTCGCCTGGGCGAGATCACCGACAACCCGGCCGATGTCGATCGTGCCATTCGCTGGGGCTTTGGCTGGGAGCTGGGGCCGTTCGAGATGTGGGACGTGCTCGGGTTCGAGACCGTCCGCGACGGCCTCGCAGCCCACGACATTGAGACGCCCGACTGGGTGGACACCATGGCGTCGTCCGGGCAAACGGCGTTCTACAAAACGACGGAAAGCAAGCGCCACGTCTACGTGCCGTCCGATGGCGGCTACGTGCCCGACCCGACGCCCGCGGATGAACTCACGCTGGATCCCATCAAGGCGGAGCCGTCGAACGAGCTGTGGCACAACGACGAGGCGGCGCTGCTGGACATTGGCGATGGCGTGGCGCTCTTCGAGTTTCGCTCGAAGGCCAACAGCCTCGGCCGTGCCGTAATGGAGGGGCTGCAGGAGGCCATCGCGAAGGTGGAGCACGACCCCAACCTGCGGGGCCTCGTGGTAGGCAACGAAGGCAAAAACTTTAGCGTGGGCGCCAACCTGGGCGAGATGGCGACGGCCGCCCAGCAAGGCCAGTTCGACCAGATCGGGCAGTACATCGCCGGGTTTCAGGAGACGATTCAGCGCGTGCGGTATGCCAGCAAGCCGGTGGTGGTGGCCACCCACCAGAAGGCGCTGGGCGGCGGCTGCGAGATGGCCATGGCCTGCCCGCACCCGGTGGCCGCGGCCGAGACATACATCGGCCTTGTGGAACTCGGGGTGGGCCTGATTCCGGCGGGCACCGGCACGATGCGCATGGCCGCCTGGGCCCATCAGCGCACGCCGAGCGATCATGCCAGCGACATCCAGGCAACGCTGCGCAGCTACTTCGAAACCATCGCCATGGCAGAGGTCGCCGAGAGCGCGCCGCAGGCCATCCAGAAGGGCTTCTTGCCGGAGCACACGCGCGTGGTGATGAACGCCGATCGGCGCCTGCATGTGGCCAAGCAAGAGGTGCTGCGCCTCAGCGAAGAAGGCTACTTGCCGCCGCCGGTACAGAACAAGGTGAAGGTGCTGGGCGAGAAAACGCTGGCCGCGTTCAAAGTGGCGCTGCGCCAGTACCGCGAAGGCAACTACATCTCGGCGTACGACGAATTTCTGGCAACCAAGCTGGGCTACGTGCTCACGGGCGGCGATCTCTCGGCCCCGCAGGAGGTTCATGAGGACTACCTGATTGAGCTGGAGCGCGAAGTCTTCCTGAGCCTGTTGGGCGAGGAGAAGACGCAGGCCCGCGTGGAGCACATCCTGAAGCACAACAAGCCGCTCCGCAACTAA
- a CDS encoding thiolase family protein: MQATNEAYIVSSVRTAVGKADRGTLRNYRPEALGAEAVKGAIGRVEGLTPEQVDDVIMGCAFPEGPQGMNVGRAIAQKAGLPDHVPGATVNRFCSSGLQTIAMASQSIVTGQAEVIVAGGAESMSQVPMSGFFFQPDPGLAEDDIDFYVSMGITAENVAERYDISREDQDRFALQSHERAVDAIDSGRFADEIVPLHVEESHYEGAAYEGGTTTAVQTTFDTDEGPRRDTSLEALGGLRGAFKKGGSVTAGNSSQRSDGGAATVVMNGRMVEELGVDPIARLVGFAVAGVAPEVMGIGPVEAIPKVLKQTGLSLDDIGLVELNEAFAAQSLAVIREVGLDPSIVNVNGGAIALGHPLGCTGAKLSATLLHEMRRRGVRYGLCTMCVGGGMGAAGIFENLAA, encoded by the coding sequence ATGCAAGCAACCAACGAAGCATACATCGTGAGCAGCGTGCGCACGGCCGTCGGCAAGGCCGACCGTGGCACGCTCCGTAACTATCGCCCCGAGGCGCTGGGCGCCGAGGCCGTTAAAGGCGCCATCGGCCGCGTTGAGGGCCTTACGCCCGAGCAGGTCGACGACGTCATCATGGGCTGCGCCTTTCCGGAAGGCCCGCAAGGCATGAACGTGGGCCGCGCCATTGCACAAAAAGCGGGCTTGCCCGACCACGTGCCCGGCGCTACCGTGAACCGGTTTTGCTCCTCGGGCCTCCAAACGATCGCCATGGCCTCGCAGTCGATTGTGACCGGGCAAGCGGAGGTCATCGTAGCCGGCGGCGCCGAGTCGATGAGTCAGGTGCCCATGAGCGGCTTCTTCTTCCAGCCCGATCCGGGGCTCGCCGAAGACGACATCGACTTTTACGTGTCGATGGGTATCACCGCGGAGAACGTAGCCGAACGCTACGACATCTCGCGCGAGGACCAAGACCGCTTTGCCCTGCAGTCGCATGAGCGCGCCGTAGACGCCATCGACAGCGGCCGCTTCGCGGACGAGATTGTACCCCTGCACGTGGAGGAATCGCACTACGAAGGCGCGGCCTACGAAGGCGGGACGACCACCGCGGTGCAAACGACGTTTGACACGGACGAGGGCCCGCGGCGCGACACCAGCCTGGAGGCGCTGGGCGGCCTGCGCGGCGCGTTCAAGAAGGGCGGAAGCGTAACCGCGGGCAACTCGTCGCAACGCTCCGATGGCGGCGCGGCCACCGTGGTGATGAACGGCCGCATGGTCGAAGAGCTGGGCGTCGACCCCATCGCGCGCCTCGTGGGCTTTGCCGTTGCCGGCGTAGCGCCCGAGGTGATGGGCATTGGGCCGGTGGAAGCCATCCCGAAGGTGCTCAAGCAGACGGGCCTGTCGCTCGACGACATTGGGCTGGTTGAGCTCAACGAGGCGTTTGCGGCGCAGTCGCTCGCCGTGATTCGCGAAGTGGGCCTCGATCCCTCCATCGTGAACGTAAACGGGGGCGCGATTGCGCTGGGCCACCCGCTCGGCTGCACGGGCGCAAAGCTGTCGGCGACGCTGCTGCATGAGATGCGCCGGCGCGGCGTGCGGTACGGCCTGTGCACCATGTGCGTAGGCGGCGGCATGGGCGCGGCGGGTATCTTCGAGAACCTTGCGGCCTAG